The genomic interval CGCGGAAGAAGCGGCTGGGACCGTTCCGGAAGAACCTGGAGACGCGCGAGGAGAACCGGAAGCGGGACCTCGCGGCGCTGGCGCGGGCGGGGTTCTCGTTCGGGACTGCGAAGAAGGTCATCGACGGGGCGCTCGACTCGAGCGTGCGGGAGTCGTGAGCGTTCCGTGAAGATGGAGTGCGGAGGGCTGGGCAGGCTCACTGGATGGGTTCGAGCCTGTTTCGCCTGTGGTTCGTCATGTGGGTGGTAGTGACTCTGGGGGCCTGTGCGTCCCGGCCTGTGATTCCCTGGGGGGACGACTACTTCAGCGCCAGTCAGCCGTCCTGCGCTTGGGATGAGTGGACTCTGCCGTTGCCCTCGCTCATTCCCGAGGGGGCGCTGGCGGTGTCCTTCATGGTGGACCTGGTCGCGGAACAGCCCAGTCTGCGTTCGGACCGATTTTGGCGGTGTCACTTCTCCGCCGCGCTCTACTCCATGGGGGAACGCAGCCTGTGGCCGATGGCGTCGGATTCCGAGGCATATCGCTTCACCTGGCTCCCGTCTTTCTCCGCACTTTTGACGATTCGCGTGGAGCGGCGCGGCTCGGTGTACGTGCTGCATGCGGAGCATCTGGGGGGCTATCGGAGCGCCCTTGATGCGCCAAGTACGCGGCGCTCGCGGCTGCTCCTTCCAAGTGAGTGGAATGAGTTCCAGCGCAAGTTGAAGGCCTTCTCATTCTGGACTCAGTCGAGACGGATGAGCGTGCCAGAGAACTTCTTGGGTTTGGACGGCGCGGAGTGGCTGCTGGAAGGTGTTCAGCCTGGCCGCTACAAGGCCTATCTCGTCTGGTCTCCGGGCGAGGAGGGGCAAGGAGGCGCGTTTCGCGAGGCCTGCCTGTACCTGCTGGAGTTGTCGGGGCTCGCGATTCCTCCCTCGGACTTCTACTGATTCGCGCCACGGTGTGGTCACTTCACGGAGAGGACCTTGCGCGCCACGTTGATGAAGGCGCGCAGGGGCGGCGAGGCACGGGTGCGGTGGGGGTAGTACAGGAACAGGCCCGGCACGGACGGAGCCCAGTCCTCCAGCACGGCCCGAACCGCGCCCGAGCGCAAGGCCTGCTCGGCTTCAATCTCCGCGAGGTACGCGAGCCCCACGCCCGCGGTGGCCATGCGCAGCATGAACTGCGCCTGGTCCGCGACCAGAGGCCCCTTCACGGGGACACGCAGCTCCCGGCGTCCTCGCTCCAGCTCCCAGTGGTAGACGAGCCCTGTCGTGGGGGCTCGGAAGCTGATGCAGTCGTGATGTTCCAGGTCCTCCGGCCGCGTGGGAGTCCCTCGCTTCTTGAGGTACGCGGGCGACCCGACGATGAGGAAGCGGAAGGGCGGCGTGAGCCGGACCTGCACCATGTCGCGCTCGACGGACTCGGCCAGCCGGATGCCCGCGTCGAGCCCCTCCTGGACGATGTTCACGAACCGGTCATTCACGCGCACCTCCACACGCACGTGGGGATGCTCCTGGATGAAGCGAGGCAGCACGGGCTCGAGCACCGGAGCGATGGAGACGAATGGGACGGTGAGCCGCAGCGTGCCCGTCACCTCCGAGGCATCGGCGGACAAGTGGTCGAGCGCACTGAGCGCTGCCTCCAGCCCGGGCCCGGCGCGCTCCAGCAGCCGCTGACCCATGTCCGTGAGCGATACGCTGCGCGTGGTCCGGGAGAGCAGGGCCCCGCCGGCGCGCTCCTCGAGGAGCCTCACGGTGTGGCTCACCGCCGAGGTGGAGACTCCGAGCTCCTTCGCCGCGCGGGTGAAGCTCTTGTGCCGGGCGACGGCGATGAACACGGCCAGTTCGTTCAGGGGCGTCAGGGCCATTGTTGAACCATATTCAACAGTGTTTGAACATTCTGCCCCTTTCTCGAAAAGAGCGCACCGCGCATGTTGTGCCCATCACGGAGGCGCACATGACGACGAACACGACGAAGCGCATCGACTCGCTGGCCCGGTACCACCTGCTGGGACGCTCGGGGCTGCGAGTGAGCCCGTTGGCGCTGGGGACCATGACGTTCGGCACGGAGTGGGGCTGGGGCAGCCCCAAGGACACGGCGCACAGGCTGCTGGCCCGCTACCTGGAGGCGGGTGGCAACTTCCTCGACACGGCGGACGGCTACACGGGTGGGACGAGCGAGGAGATCATCGGGGACTACTTCGCGAAGCAGGGCGGGCGCGACAGCGCCGTCATCGCGACGAAGTTCACCATCAACACGATTCCCGGGGACCCGAACGCGGGAGGCAATGGCCGCAAGAACATCCGCCGGGCTCTGGACGCGTCGCTGCGTCGGCTGAAGACGGACTACGTGGACCTGTACTGGCTGCACGCGTGGGACGGCATCACTCCGCTCGAGGAGGTGATGCAGACGATGTCGGACCTCGTGAGCGCGGGGAAGATTCGCTACATCGGGTTGTCGGACGTGCCGGCCTGGTACTTCGCTCGGGCGCAGACGCTGGCGGAGCGCCAGGGATGGGAGCGGGTGGCCGCGCTCCAGCTCGAGTACTCGCTGTTGGAGCGGAATATCGAGCGTGAGCACATCCCGGCCGCGCTGGCGCTCGGGGCGAGCATCACGCCCTGGAGTCCGTTGGGCTCCGGGATGTTGTCGGGCAAGTACTCGCGAGAAGGCGTCACGGCGAAGGGCGAGGGACGGCTCCCGGCCATCCAGGGTGGAGGGAACCCGGGGCTGGTGAAGCTCTTCACGGAGCGGAACTGGGGCATCGTCGACACGCTGTTGGAGGTGGCGCGAGAGCTGGACAAGCCCCCCGCGCAGGTGGCGCTGGCGTGGGTGACGCGGCGGCCGGGTGTGGCTTCGACCATCATCGGTGCGACGAAGCTGGAGCAACTCGAGGCGAACCTGCACGCGCTGGATGTGGAGATTCCGCCGGCGCAGGCGGCTCGACTGGAAGCGGCCAGCCGCCCGGAGCTGGTCCACCCGTACATCTTCTTCGAGGATGCGTTCTTCAGCGGGGGCATGTTCAGCGGCGGGACGTCCGTCCGCGCGGAGCCGACCTGGTTCCGCCCGGCGGTGCGCTGAAC from Myxococcus stipitatus carries:
- a CDS encoding LysR family transcriptional regulator, with the translated sequence MALTPLNELAVFIAVARHKSFTRAAKELGVSTSAVSHTVRLLEERAGGALLSRTTRSVSLTDMGQRLLERAGPGLEAALSALDHLSADASEVTGTLRLTVPFVSIAPVLEPVLPRFIQEHPHVRVEVRVNDRFVNIVQEGLDAGIRLAESVERDMVQVRLTPPFRFLIVGSPAYLKKRGTPTRPEDLEHHDCISFRAPTTGLVYHWELERGRRELRVPVKGPLVADQAQFMLRMATAGVGLAYLAEIEAEQALRSGAVRAVLEDWAPSVPGLFLYYPHRTRASPPLRAFINVARKVLSVK
- a CDS encoding aldo/keto reductase, whose translation is MTTNTTKRIDSLARYHLLGRSGLRVSPLALGTMTFGTEWGWGSPKDTAHRLLARYLEAGGNFLDTADGYTGGTSEEIIGDYFAKQGGRDSAVIATKFTINTIPGDPNAGGNGRKNIRRALDASLRRLKTDYVDLYWLHAWDGITPLEEVMQTMSDLVSAGKIRYIGLSDVPAWYFARAQTLAERQGWERVAALQLEYSLLERNIEREHIPAALALGASITPWSPLGSGMLSGKYSREGVTAKGEGRLPAIQGGGNPGLVKLFTERNWGIVDTLLEVARELDKPPAQVALAWVTRRPGVASTIIGATKLEQLEANLHALDVEIPPAQAARLEAASRPELVHPYIFFEDAFFSGGMFSGGTSVRAEPTWFRPAVR